The following coding sequences lie in one Aquabacterium sp. A3 genomic window:
- a CDS encoding YegJ family protein: MTLDQALTRVTAALVLACLPLTAAHAQNAAKKETQSQQTVAVDFNADAPEMKRAFQEAQRTLDQFLKATSGDNPNLDNVGVRVRFKFGPHTEYLWVMPVGTADGQKFSGQLNDMPRNIKNITLAQEVKFNRPDIVDWMYMDTKAKMLHGHYTTCALMKGAPEADLVEMKQRYGLDCVSKLKTLTKK; the protein is encoded by the coding sequence ATGACACTTGATCAAGCCTTGACCCGCGTGACCGCCGCTCTGGTGCTGGCCTGCCTGCCCTTGACCGCCGCGCACGCACAGAACGCCGCCAAAAAGGAAACCCAATCCCAGCAAACCGTGGCGGTGGACTTCAATGCCGACGCGCCCGAGATGAAGCGCGCCTTCCAGGAGGCGCAACGCACCCTGGACCAGTTTTTGAAAGCCACGTCGGGCGACAACCCCAACCTGGACAATGTCGGGGTTCGGGTGCGCTTCAAGTTTGGCCCCCACACCGAGTACCTGTGGGTGATGCCGGTGGGCACCGCCGATGGGCAGAAGTTTTCGGGCCAACTCAACGACATGCCCCGCAACATCAAGAACATCACGCTGGCGCAAGAGGTGAAGTTCAACCGGCCCGACATCGTTGACTGGATGTACATGGACACCAAAGCCAAGATGCTGCATGGCCACTACACCACCTGCGCCCTGATGAAGGGGGCGCCAGAGGCCGATCTGGTTGAAATGAAGCAGCGTTATGGCCTGGACTGTGTGAGCAAGCTCAAGACCCTCACCAAAAAGTGA
- a CDS encoding YqaA family protein, which produces MKLFSSLYDRAMRWSRHPRASWYLGAMSFAESSFFPVPPDVMLAPMCLATPRKAWWFALITTLASVAGGLLGYAIGYFAIDAITPWLQDSRYWGAFQRAEQWFDQWGVWAIFIAGFSPIPYKVFTVAAGGLSMALLPFTLASFVGRGLRFFLVAALMAWGGQRMEAFLHKYVDRIGWAMVALIVAGGVAYKVSGTA; this is translated from the coding sequence TTGAAACTGTTCTCGTCCCTGTACGACCGCGCCATGCGCTGGTCACGCCACCCCCGCGCCAGTTGGTACCTGGGGGCCATGAGCTTTGCCGAGTCGTCGTTTTTCCCGGTGCCGCCCGATGTCATGCTGGCACCGATGTGCCTGGCCACGCCGCGCAAGGCCTGGTGGTTTGCACTGATCACCACCCTGGCATCGGTGGCGGGCGGTTTGTTGGGCTATGCGATCGGATATTTCGCCATCGACGCCATCACGCCGTGGTTGCAGGACAGCCGTTACTGGGGAGCCTTTCAACGCGCCGAGCAATGGTTTGACCAGTGGGGCGTGTGGGCCATCTTCATCGCCGGTTTCTCGCCCATCCCGTACAAGGTGTTCACGGTGGCGGCAGGCGGTTTGTCGATGGCGCTGCTGCCCTTCACGCTGGCCTCGTTCGTGGGGCGTGGTTTGCGCTTCTTCCTGGTGGCGGCCTTGATGGCCTGGGGCGGCCAGCGCATGGAAGCCTTCCTGCACAAGTACGTTGACCGCATCGGTTGGGCCATGGTGGCGCTCATCGTGGCCGGCGGCGTGGCCTACAAGGTGTCCGGCACCGCCTGA
- a CDS encoding YeeE/YedE family protein, producing MEVINFTPLSAALGGGLIGLAAVILMASVGRIAGISNITYALLDGLRLGRVHGWRLTFVLGMVLGATAWHVMADAPVTPQRQMHPGWLVLAGLLVGYGTAMGRGCTSGHGVCGLSRLSSRSLVAVAVFMVVAGITVYVVRHFLA from the coding sequence ATGGAGGTGATCAACTTCACGCCGCTCAGCGCCGCGCTGGGTGGAGGCTTGATTGGTCTGGCTGCCGTGATCCTCATGGCATCCGTGGGGCGCATCGCCGGCATCAGCAACATCACTTATGCCTTGCTGGATGGCCTGCGCCTTGGCCGTGTCCATGGGTGGCGGCTGACCTTTGTGCTGGGCATGGTCTTGGGAGCCACCGCCTGGCATGTCATGGCTGATGCCCCGGTGACGCCACAGCGCCAGATGCATCCTGGATGGCTGGTGCTGGCAGGCTTGCTGGTGGGCTATGGCACGGCCATGGGGCGTGGGTGTACCAGCGGGCACGGGGTGTGCGGTTTGAGCCGTCTGTCATCGCGCTCTCTGGTGGCCGTCGCGGTGTTCATGGTGGTGGCAGGCATCACGGTTTACGTGGTTCGCCATTTCCTGGCCTGA
- a CDS encoding peptidylprolyl isomerase, with product MFDFVRNNTRILQGLLVLLILPSFVFFGIQGYSSFMDQDGSVASVGRQKITKMEWDNAHRQLVDRTRAQQPDIDVALLDTPAARRESLEGLVRQVVLARVAQDQRLVVPPSRVVRIFQSDPQFAAVRNPDGTPNKALLEAQGMSSAQLEALLRQELVLGQVLGGVSRTGFAPATSNRLAVEALFQVREVQWLRLDPAAYKAGLAPSAEQLQAFYNDPANASWLMAPEQADIEYVVLDLDSLKKDVTVSEDDLRASYEQNKARFTTPEERRASHILIGAAASATAEQKAAARKKAEELLAELRKNPAAFAELARKHSEDPGSAANGGDLEYFGRGDMTPPFDAAVYQLKQGQISDVVETDFGFHIIQVTGIRGGQVQPFEAVRTQLEEEARRQLAQRQYVDAAERFTNTVFEQADSLQPVADELKLKVQTAKGVLRQPQPGETGILANRRLLEALFDPANRSKARNTEAVETGPNQLVSARVVQYRPAARQPLEAVKAELTERWVAAEALKRAKADALKRMEAGKTNPEAAGLPAPVSMSRRTIFSQPPAVLDEALRIPQAQLPAWTVVELGADGVALLKVNKVLPLEISAQELKETRSQFGNYWAKAEADAYFRALKREQKVRFLNEGAKVVEAGTADSQQAAAQAASR from the coding sequence ATGTTCGATTTCGTTCGCAATAACACCCGCATCCTGCAGGGCCTTCTGGTCTTGCTGATCCTGCCATCCTTCGTGTTCTTCGGCATCCAGGGCTACTCCAGCTTCATGGATCAGGATGGATCGGTGGCCTCGGTGGGGCGCCAGAAAATCACCAAGATGGAGTGGGACAACGCCCACCGCCAGCTCGTGGACCGGACCCGCGCCCAGCAACCCGACATCGACGTGGCCTTGCTGGACACGCCGGCGGCGCGTCGGGAATCGCTGGAGGGGCTGGTGCGCCAGGTGGTTCTGGCCCGGGTGGCCCAAGACCAGCGACTGGTCGTGCCGCCATCGCGTGTGGTGCGCATTTTCCAGAGCGATCCGCAGTTCGCGGCGGTTCGCAATCCAGATGGCACCCCCAACAAGGCGCTGCTTGAGGCCCAGGGCATGAGCTCGGCACAGCTGGAGGCCCTGCTCCGCCAGGAATTGGTGCTGGGTCAGGTGCTGGGCGGTGTGTCTCGCACTGGTTTTGCGCCAGCCACCTCCAACCGGCTTGCGGTTGAGGCACTCTTTCAGGTGCGTGAAGTGCAATGGCTGCGCCTGGACCCGGCCGCCTACAAGGCCGGCCTGGCACCTTCTGCCGAGCAATTGCAGGCCTTCTACAACGATCCGGCCAATGCATCGTGGTTGATGGCACCCGAGCAAGCCGACATCGAATACGTGGTGCTGGACCTGGATTCGCTCAAGAAAGACGTGACCGTGTCCGAGGACGATCTTCGGGCCAGCTATGAACAAAACAAGGCGCGCTTCACCACGCCTGAAGAGCGCCGAGCCAGTCACATCCTGATCGGCGCCGCGGCATCGGCCACGGCAGAGCAAAAAGCCGCCGCACGAAAGAAGGCTGAAGAACTGCTGGCCGAGTTGCGCAAGAACCCCGCTGCATTTGCCGAGCTCGCGCGCAAGCACTCCGAAGACCCTGGCTCTGCGGCCAATGGCGGAGACCTGGAGTACTTTGGGCGCGGCGACATGACGCCACCCTTTGATGCCGCCGTCTATCAGCTCAAGCAGGGCCAGATCAGCGATGTGGTGGAAACCGACTTCGGATTTCACATCATTCAGGTCACCGGCATCCGTGGTGGACAAGTGCAGCCGTTCGAGGCCGTGCGAACCCAACTGGAAGAAGAGGCCCGCCGCCAACTGGCCCAACGGCAATACGTGGATGCGGCCGAGCGGTTCACCAACACGGTGTTCGAGCAGGCAGACTCCTTGCAGCCCGTGGCCGACGAGCTGAAGCTGAAAGTGCAAACCGCCAAGGGCGTGTTGCGTCAGCCTCAGCCTGGCGAAACCGGCATCCTGGCCAATCGCCGCTTGCTGGAAGCCTTGTTTGACCCCGCCAACCGCAGCAAAGCCCGCAACACAGAGGCCGTGGAAACCGGCCCCAACCAACTGGTGTCTGCGCGCGTGGTGCAATACCGGCCCGCCGCCCGCCAACCGCTGGAGGCCGTCAAGGCCGAGCTGACCGAGCGTTGGGTCGCTGCCGAGGCCCTCAAGCGTGCCAAGGCGGACGCGCTCAAGCGCATGGAAGCGGGCAAGACCAATCCTGAGGCCGCCGGGCTGCCCGCGCCTGTGTCGATGTCGCGCCGCACCATCTTCTCGCAGCCCCCCGCCGTGCTCGATGAGGCACTTCGCATTCCGCAAGCGCAACTGCCTGCCTGGACGGTGGTGGAGCTGGGTGCCGACGGCGTGGCACTGCTGAAGGTCAACAAGGTGCTGCCGCTGGAGATCTCGGCCCAGGAGCTGAAGGAAACGCGCAGCCAATTCGGCAACTACTGGGCCAAAGCCGAGGCCGACGCCTACTTCCGCGCGCTCAAGCGCGAGCAGAAGGTGCGCTTCCTGAACGAGGGTGCCAAGGTGGTCGAGGCCGGCACGGCGGATTCGCAACAGGCCGCAGCCCAGGCGGCCTCTCGCTGA
- a CDS encoding HU family DNA-binding protein has product MNKAELIDHIAREADISRLSAARALEAALGGMCGALQRGEPVSLVGFGTFVVSTRAAREGRNPRTGEPVKIRKAKVPKFRPGKALKDALN; this is encoded by the coding sequence GTGAACAAGGCAGAACTGATTGATCACATCGCACGCGAGGCCGACATTTCTCGCCTGTCTGCAGCCAGGGCACTGGAGGCAGCGCTGGGTGGCATGTGCGGCGCACTCCAGCGGGGTGAGCCCGTGTCGCTGGTGGGTTTTGGCACGTTCGTGGTCAGCACCCGCGCTGCACGTGAGGGCCGCAACCCTCGAACCGGCGAGCCGGTCAAAATCCGCAAGGCCAAGGTGCCCAAGTTCCGGCCTGGCAAGGCGCTCAAAGACGCCCTGAACTGA
- the pgsA gene encoding CDP-diacylglycerol--glycerol-3-phosphate 3-phosphatidyltransferase, whose amino-acid sequence MFWTLPTLLTWARIVAIPLIVGLYYLPWPPREVNTLAAGLFVIVALTDWADGWLARRLNQTSSFGAFLDPVADKFLVCASLLILLQLDRVNALVALIIIGREIAISALREWMAQIGASRSVAVHMLGKLKTAAQMVAIVLLLYDASLPLLGSTRTWGTWLMYAAAGLTVWSMVYYLQKALPDIRAKAR is encoded by the coding sequence ATGTTCTGGACACTGCCCACCTTGCTGACCTGGGCGCGGATCGTTGCGATTCCGCTGATCGTGGGTTTGTATTACCTGCCCTGGCCTCCGCGCGAGGTCAACACGCTGGCCGCCGGCCTGTTCGTGATCGTGGCACTCACCGACTGGGCGGACGGCTGGCTGGCCCGCAGGCTCAACCAGACGTCGTCGTTCGGCGCCTTCCTGGATCCGGTGGCCGACAAATTCCTGGTTTGTGCGTCTTTGCTGATTTTGCTGCAGCTCGATCGCGTCAACGCCTTGGTCGCGCTGATCATCATTGGCCGAGAAATCGCGATTTCTGCACTGCGCGAATGGATGGCGCAGATCGGGGCCTCCCGCAGCGTGGCCGTTCACATGCTGGGCAAACTCAAGACGGCGGCGCAGATGGTGGCCATCGTGCTGTTGTTGTATGACGCATCGCTGCCCTTGCTGGGCTCGACTCGCACCTGGGGCACCTGGTTGATGTACGCGGCCGCAGGTCTGACGGTCTGGTCGATGGTTTACTACCTGCAAAAAGCACTGCCCGACATCCGCGCCAAGGCGCGTTGA
- a CDS encoding O-acetylhomoserine aminocarboxypropyltransferase/cysteine synthase family protein — MSPTNWKFDTLAVHAGYSPDPTTKAVAVPIYQTVAYSFDSAQHGADLFDLKVAGNIYTRIMNPTQAVLEARVAALEGGIGALALASGQAAITYAIQTIAEAGDNIVSATALYGGTFNLFAHTLPQYGIETRFADHRDPASFEPLIDERTKAIYVESLGNPAGNITDITRIAEIAHRHGVPLIVDNTVPSPYLCRPFEHGADIVVHSLTKYMGGHGTSLGGAIVDSGKFPWAQHKARFKRLNEPDVSYHGVVYTEALGEAAYIGRARVVPLRNMGAAISPFNAFQIIQGIETLGLRMDRICENTQKVAEHLKAHPRVSWVNYAGLPDHADHALAQKYMGGRASGLLTFGVPGGREGGARFLDALQLFTRLVNIGDVRSLATHPASTTHRQLSADELAKAGVTEDTVRLCVGIEHIDDILADLDQALAQV; from the coding sequence ATGAGCCCAACCAACTGGAAATTCGACACCCTGGCCGTGCACGCCGGCTACTCGCCCGACCCCACCACCAAGGCGGTGGCGGTGCCCATCTACCAGACGGTGGCCTACTCGTTCGACAGCGCGCAGCATGGCGCCGACCTGTTCGACCTGAAGGTGGCGGGCAACATCTACACCCGCATCATGAACCCCACCCAGGCCGTGCTGGAAGCCCGCGTGGCCGCCCTGGAAGGCGGCATCGGCGCCCTGGCACTGGCATCAGGCCAGGCCGCCATCACCTATGCCATCCAGACGATTGCCGAGGCGGGCGACAACATCGTGTCGGCCACCGCCCTGTACGGCGGCACCTTCAACCTGTTTGCCCACACCCTGCCCCAGTACGGCATCGAGACCCGATTTGCCGACCACCGCGATCCCGCCAGCTTCGAGCCCCTGATCGACGAGCGCACCAAGGCCATCTATGTCGAATCGCTGGGCAACCCGGCGGGCAACATCACCGACATCACCCGCATTGCCGAGATCGCCCACCGACATGGCGTGCCGCTGATCGTGGACAACACCGTGCCCAGCCCCTACCTGTGCCGTCCGTTTGAGCACGGAGCCGACATCGTCGTGCACTCGCTGACCAAGTACATGGGCGGACACGGCACCAGCCTGGGCGGCGCCATTGTGGATTCGGGCAAGTTTCCGTGGGCCCAGCACAAGGCGCGCTTCAAGCGCCTGAACGAGCCGGATGTGAGCTACCACGGTGTGGTCTACACCGAGGCCCTGGGCGAGGCCGCCTACATCGGGCGTGCCCGTGTGGTGCCGCTGCGCAACATGGGTGCGGCCATCTCGCCCTTCAACGCCTTCCAGATCATCCAGGGCATCGAAACCCTGGGCCTGCGCATGGACCGCATCTGCGAAAACACCCAGAAGGTGGCCGAGCACCTGAAGGCGCATCCACGCGTGTCATGGGTGAACTACGCCGGCCTGCCCGACCACGCCGATCACGCCCTGGCCCAGAAGTACATGGGCGGCCGGGCCTCTGGCCTGCTGACCTTCGGCGTGCCGGGTGGCCGCGAAGGCGGTGCCCGCTTCCTGGATGCGTTGCAGCTGTTCACCCGCCTGGTGAACATTGGCGATGTGCGCTCGCTGGCCACCCACCCGGCCTCGACCACCCACCGTCAGCTGTCGGCCGACGAGCTGGCCAAGGCTGGCGTGACGGAAGACACGGTGCGCCTGTGCGTGGGCATCGAGCACATCGACGACATCCTGGCCGACCTGGATCAGGCACTGGCTCAGGTGTGA
- a CDS encoding YeeE/YedE family protein has protein sequence MLISWLAGVCFGLGLAVSGMTDPLKVQNFLDVSGAWDPSLALVMGGAVVVTFLGYRMAWRRAAPWLADRFHVPAVMPIDPPLVLGAVLFGVGWGLAGYCPGPALATLLTGNHEVWWFVPAMLAGGLLQRWQARRSA, from the coding sequence ATGTTGATCAGCTGGTTGGCGGGCGTGTGTTTTGGTCTGGGGCTGGCGGTGTCCGGGATGACCGACCCCCTGAAGGTGCAAAACTTTCTTGACGTATCGGGCGCCTGGGATCCCAGCCTGGCTTTGGTGATGGGTGGGGCCGTGGTGGTCACCTTCTTGGGCTACCGCATGGCCTGGCGGCGCGCGGCGCCATGGTTGGCCGACCGGTTTCATGTGCCCGCTGTCATGCCGATCGACCCGCCCTTGGTTTTGGGCGCCGTGCTGTTCGGCGTGGGATGGGGCTTGGCGGGCTATTGCCCCGGGCCCGCCTTGGCCACGCTGCTGACCGGCAACCACGAAGTTTGGTGGTTTGTGCCGGCCATGCTGGCAGGCGGGTTGCTGCAGCGCTGGCAGGCCCGCCGGTCCGCTTGA
- a CDS encoding indolepyruvate ferredoxin oxidoreductase family protein, with the protein MNAPLPADVLKALSSVTLDDKYTLEAGQAFMSGIQALVRLPMLQRVRDVRDGLNTAGFISGYRGSPLGAYDHALWQAQKHLAAHHIKFQPGVNEELGATAVWGSQQLHLTPGPHRYDGVFGLWYAKGPGVDRSADALKHANMAGTAARGGVIAVAGDDHAAKSSSLAHQSDHVFKACGIPVFFPSSVQEILDLGLHAYALSRFAGVWAGMKTIQEVVESSSTVCVDADRVRIVLPDDVLMPDGGLNIRWPDTPLAQEARLLEHKCYAALAYIRANRLNQTVLDAADARLGLMASGKAYNDLRQALHDLGLDDDACRALGLRIHKVAVVWPLEASITREFATGLQEILVVEEKRQMIEYQLKEELYNWREDVRPNVLGKFSEPDGDFTGGEWSMPNPARHTLLRAKADLTPALIAQAVAQRLERLGLLARLDADLRAHVAERLRIIEAKEHALARSGAEAERAPWFCSGCPHNTSTKVPKGSRALAGIGCHYMAQWMDRNTGMVCQMGGEGVTWVGQAPFTDEPHVFVNLGDGTYFHSGLLAIRQAIAAGVNITYKILYNDAVAMTGGQPLDGNLSVSAMTRELHAEGARRIVVVSDAPDKYAAMDDLAPGVEVFHRDRLDEVQGQLKAIAGCTVLIYEQTCATEKRRRRKRGKLPQATTRVVINELVCEGCGDCSVQSNCLSVETVETDLGRKRRINQSSCNQDLSCVKGFCPSLVTIEGGTLKAPTAGAVQSATPSLDSMGELPHPALPACDQAYGIVVAGIGGTGVITIGQLLGMAAHIEGKGVITQEAAGLAQKGGATWSHIQIAEQADAIRTTKVGVAEAHLVLACDPIVAAHSNTLAVMHASRTHVALNTHQTPTAALVKDRDWQFPSGQCDQVLAEQVGTGRIRRLDAVRLAEQMLGDALYANPLMLGFAWQMGWVPLSLQAVHQAIELNGVQVARNLQAFTWGRWAAHDPVRVARLSVPTQAVQWAGRAPKATQEPLAELVARRADYLRQYQDAAYAEHYRQWVQRVQHAEQPLGSERLSREVATQLFRLMAIKDEYEVARLLTAPEFKAQLAQQFEGRWRMAYHLAPPRWWPWGQGSSAEGTARPTKQRHGAWMGPVLGLLARAKGLRGSWLDPFKWSMDRREDHAVLAEFESLLHRLLAHLQPERHAHICNMVNAAAEIRGYGPLRLASIERTRARWHAMWRQAFGTEPDA; encoded by the coding sequence ATGAATGCGCCTCTGCCTGCCGATGTGCTCAAGGCCCTGTCCAGCGTGACGCTGGACGACAAGTACACCCTGGAGGCCGGTCAGGCCTTCATGAGCGGCATCCAGGCCCTGGTGCGCCTGCCCATGCTGCAGCGGGTTCGCGATGTGCGTGACGGGCTCAACACCGCAGGCTTCATCAGCGGTTATCGGGGCTCGCCCCTGGGCGCGTATGACCACGCCCTGTGGCAGGCGCAAAAGCACCTGGCGGCCCACCACATCAAGTTCCAGCCCGGGGTGAATGAAGAACTGGGGGCCACCGCCGTGTGGGGCAGTCAGCAGTTGCACCTCACGCCTGGCCCGCATCGTTATGACGGGGTGTTTGGCCTCTGGTATGCCAAGGGCCCCGGGGTGGACCGCAGCGCCGACGCGCTCAAGCACGCCAACATGGCCGGCACGGCCGCGCGGGGCGGGGTGATCGCCGTGGCGGGTGACGACCACGCGGCCAAGAGCTCGTCCCTGGCGCATCAGAGCGACCATGTGTTCAAGGCCTGTGGCATCCCGGTGTTCTTCCCGTCGTCTGTGCAAGAGATCCTGGATCTGGGCTTGCACGCCTATGCGCTGAGCCGCTTTGCGGGCGTGTGGGCGGGCATGAAGACCATCCAGGAGGTGGTGGAGTCGTCCAGCACGGTGTGTGTGGACGCCGACCGTGTGCGCATCGTGCTGCCCGATGACGTGCTGATGCCGGACGGCGGGCTCAACATCCGCTGGCCAGACACCCCGCTGGCGCAGGAGGCCCGCCTGCTGGAGCACAAGTGCTATGCCGCGCTGGCCTACATCCGGGCCAACCGCCTCAACCAGACGGTGCTGGATGCGGCTGACGCCCGCCTGGGCCTGATGGCCAGCGGCAAGGCCTACAACGACCTGCGCCAGGCCCTGCACGACCTGGGGCTGGACGACGATGCCTGCCGCGCTCTGGGGCTGCGCATCCACAAGGTGGCGGTGGTCTGGCCGCTGGAGGCCAGCATCACGCGCGAATTTGCCACCGGGCTGCAAGAGATCCTGGTGGTGGAAGAAAAGCGCCAGATGATCGAATACCAGCTCAAGGAAGAGCTGTACAACTGGCGCGAAGACGTGCGCCCCAATGTGCTGGGCAAGTTCAGCGAGCCCGATGGCGACTTCACGGGCGGCGAGTGGTCGATGCCCAACCCGGCGCGCCACACCTTGCTGCGCGCCAAGGCCGACCTGACGCCCGCCTTGATCGCCCAGGCCGTGGCACAGCGGCTGGAGCGCCTGGGGCTGCTGGCCCGGCTGGACGCCGACCTTCGGGCCCACGTGGCCGAGCGCCTGCGCATCATCGAGGCCAAAGAGCATGCCCTGGCCCGCAGCGGCGCCGAGGCCGAGCGTGCGCCCTGGTTCTGCAGTGGCTGCCCGCACAACACCTCCACCAAGGTGCCCAAGGGCTCGCGGGCCCTGGCCGGCATCGGTTGCCACTACATGGCGCAGTGGATGGACCGCAACACGGGCATGGTCTGCCAGATGGGCGGCGAGGGCGTGACATGGGTGGGCCAGGCCCCCTTCACCGATGAGCCCCATGTGTTCGTCAACCTGGGCGATGGCACCTACTTCCACTCGGGCCTGCTGGCCATCCGTCAGGCGATAGCGGCGGGGGTGAACATCACCTACAAGATCCTCTACAACGATGCCGTGGCCATGACGGGCGGTCAGCCGCTGGACGGCAACCTGTCGGTGTCGGCCATGACGCGCGAACTGCACGCCGAAGGCGCGCGGCGCATCGTGGTGGTGAGTGATGCGCCCGACAAGTACGCGGCCATGGACGATCTGGCCCCGGGGGTGGAGGTGTTTCACCGCGACCGGCTGGACGAAGTGCAAGGGCAGTTGAAGGCCATCGCCGGCTGCACGGTGCTGATCTACGAGCAAACCTGCGCCACCGAAAAGCGCCGCCGCCGCAAGCGTGGCAAGCTGCCTCAGGCCACCACCCGCGTGGTGATCAACGAGCTGGTGTGCGAGGGCTGCGGCGATTGCTCGGTGCAGTCCAACTGTCTGAGTGTCGAGACGGTCGAGACCGACCTGGGCCGCAAGCGCCGCATCAACCAAAGCAGCTGCAATCAGGATCTGTCGTGCGTGAAGGGCTTCTGTCCCTCGCTGGTGACCATCGAGGGTGGCACCTTGAAAGCGCCCACCGCCGGTGCCGTTCAGTCCGCCACCCCCTCGTTGGACTCCATGGGTGAGCTGCCTCACCCGGCCTTGCCCGCGTGCGACCAGGCTTATGGCATCGTGGTGGCCGGCATCGGGGGCACTGGGGTCATCACCATCGGGCAGTTGCTGGGCATGGCGGCCCACATCGAGGGCAAGGGCGTGATCACCCAAGAGGCCGCCGGCCTGGCCCAGAAGGGCGGCGCCACCTGGAGCCACATCCAGATTGCCGAGCAGGCCGATGCCATCCGCACCACCAAGGTCGGCGTGGCCGAGGCCCACCTGGTGCTGGCCTGCGACCCGATCGTGGCGGCCCACAGCAACACCCTGGCGGTGATGCATGCCTCGCGCACGCATGTGGCGCTGAACACCCACCAGACCCCCACGGCGGCCTTGGTGAAAGACCGCGACTGGCAGTTTCCGAGCGGGCAATGTGATCAGGTGTTGGCCGAGCAGGTGGGCACCGGCCGCATCCGTCGCCTGGATGCCGTGCGCCTGGCCGAGCAGATGCTGGGCGATGCCCTGTACGCCAACCCCCTGATGCTGGGTTTTGCCTGGCAGATGGGCTGGGTGCCTCTGAGCCTGCAGGCCGTGCACCAGGCCATCGAGCTCAATGGGGTGCAGGTGGCGCGCAACCTGCAGGCCTTCACCTGGGGGCGCTGGGCCGCACACGACCCGGTGCGTGTGGCCCGGCTCAGCGTGCCCACGCAAGCGGTGCAGTGGGCGGGCAGGGCACCCAAGGCCACCCAGGAGCCGCTGGCTGAACTGGTGGCTCGCCGCGCCGATTACCTGCGGCAGTATCAGGACGCGGCTTATGCCGAGCACTATCGCCAGTGGGTGCAACGCGTGCAGCACGCCGAGCAGCCCCTGGGCAGCGAGCGCTTGAGCCGCGAGGTGGCCACGCAGCTGTTCCGGCTCATGGCCATCAAGGACGAGTACGAAGTGGCCCGCTTGCTCACGGCGCCTGAGTTCAAGGCACAACTGGCCCAGCAGTTCGAGGGCCGCTGGCGCATGGCATACCACCTGGCTCCTCCACGGTGGTGGCCTTGGGGGCAGGGCTCATCGGCAGAGGGCACAGCTCGTCCCACCAAGCAGCGTCATGGCGCCTGGATGGGCCCGGTGTTGGGCCTGCTGGCACGCGCCAAAGGCCTGCGCGGTAGCTGGCTGGACCCATTCAAGTGGTCGATGGACCGGCGCGAGGACCACGCCGTGCTGGCAGAGTTCGAGTCCCTGTTGCACAGGCTGCTGGCGCATCTTCAGCCAGAGCGCCACGCGCACATCTGCAACATGGTGAACGCAGCCGCTGAGATCAGGGGTTACGGCCCTCTCAGGCTGGCGTCCATCGAACGCACTCGCGCGCGCTGGCATGCCATGTGGCGTCAGGCCTTCGGGACCGAGCCCGATGCCTGA